The genomic interval GTGGGGGCAACTCCCCCTCCCAGCACTGGAAATCACTGCTTTATGTTAGCAGTTGAAGAACTTGCTCAGTTTAGGGACCCAGGGTGAAGATACAGGCTCCTGGACTCCCTCTCCTGAAGTTCTGATTCCAAGGGTCAAGGAGGGGACCTGAGAACGTGTTTAAAAAATGCTAcagtgaggggcgcctggctggctcagtccatagagcctgtgactcttgatctctcgGGGtttaagttcgagccccatgtttggtgacttaaaaaaaaagttttttatttcttaaaaagtgacACTATGACTGAGCACTTGGGCAGCTGGGGAGTCTGGCTGTAGGTGATAAAGAGCAGTTGCTGCCTCAGCTCAGTGCACATGCAGCTTTTATGGGGGAAAGACTGAAACTTCTAGAAAGGTGGAGGAGGTAGAGCAGAGCTTCTTATAGAAGAGTGGAAATCAGAGGTGCCACTTTGGAGGTGGTGATCCTGGGAACTAAAGAGCAGCTCTCCGGAGTCtcagggaggtgggggcaggtggacGGAAGAGATCCAAATTGGGAGCCAATAAACATCGGTCCATAGCCCTGGAGTCAGGTCCCCACTCACCCCACCACTACCTCATGTGAGAGGTTCCCGCAGATGCCGGCTCCCTGTCCTGCACAGGGACATCCCGGGGGCATCCCTGAGCGGCTGGTGGTGGGTGCACATGGGGTGGGTCAGGGGCCAAGGCAGAGCCCCCAGCACAGGCACAGGGATACCCACCACTCTGAGACATGCTGAGACAGAGGGCCTGTGCGGCAGGGAAGGTGGCGGCCTCCCCTATCTCTCTGCAGCTTCAGAGTTTGTGCTTTTAATTGTCTTTCAAAATGGTGCTTCAAATGAAGCAGGTACTTAGTAAATGCTGCCCAAGCAGACAGGGATCTGCTCACTGTTCCAATACCCTGAGACTGCCTGTTGTGACTTGAGCAGTTCTGAAGTGTGGAGGCATTCTTCTGTGCAATGAGCCAGGGCACCGAGAGCTGGAAGGAACTCAGAGGGCACTGGGTCCCCACCTTGGTGAAGGGAGAGTGATGGAGGCAGGGGCAAGATGCCCGTGGCCCCTGGCAGCCCTCTCACCCATCCTCGTGCTGGGGAGAGGGACCAGCCTAGACAGGAAGACTCCCTGCCTCTGCTTGGGGTGGTGGCGGCGGGTGGGAGAGGGTGTCTTAAACCCATCCTTTGGCTTGCTTTTCTAGGAGATGGGTCTTCCAGAAGCAGTGAACTAAAGAGAAGATGTGAAGAACTGGAAGCCCAACTGAAGTTGCAGGAGGAAGAGAACAACGAACTGCTCAAAGAACTGGAGCAGAAGAACGCCATGATCGTGGTGCTGGAGAACACCGTCAAGGAGCGGGAGAAGAAGTACCTGGAGGAGCTCAAGGTGAAGAGCCACAAGCTGAACATGCTGTCCGGCGAGCTGGAGCAGCGCGCCAGCACCATCGCTTACCTGACTGCCCAACTGCACGCCGCCAAGCGAAAGCTCATGAGCGCCAGTGGGACCTCGGATGGCAGCCCATCGGGGAGCCCTGTGCCAGCTGGCTACAAGCCGGCCCCCCCCAAGGACAAGCTGCCTGAAACGCCCCGCCGCCGCATGAAAAAGAGCCTCTCAGCCCCCCTGCACCCGGAATTTGAAGAGGTCTACAGATTTGGGGCCGAGAGCCGGAAACTACTGTTGCGGGAGCCAGTGGATGCCATGCCTGACCCCACCCCATTCCTGCTGGCCAGGGAGTCAGCTGAGGCCCATCTCATCAAGGAGAGGCCTCTGGTCATCCCCCCCATCGCCTCCGACCGCAGCTCAAGTGAGCGGCACAGCCCAGCCCGCGAGCAGCAGCACAAGGCTCATGTGGGGGTGGCCCATCGCATCCACCATGCTGCCCCACCACACACCCAGCCTGAGCTGGAGACGCTGGCAGTCGACCAGGTGAATGGAGGAAAGGTTGTGAGGAAGCACTCAGGGACGGACAGAACTGTGTGAGGCCTGCTCCAGGCAACCCTTCACCCTTGGCTGTCGATGCACTGTGATTGCTACTAGGAAAAACTCatccacaccttttttttttttttaattcccatgcATGCCAAATTTTTTTCAGACCTGTCAACAGATTCTTCTCCTGCTCCTCTTGCCCTCTCACTGACACCAGAATACGATCGTGTCCCTGCTGCAGAATATGTATTTACTAATTGCTGTGGCCAAACACCTGTGTGCCGAATCGCTTGCTTTTAATCCCACTCTGTGTAATGTCCGTGCGCTCGTGGACAAAGCACAGGCCACAGGCTGCATCACTACTCAGCGTTAATGAAATCAGATAGTCACACGCCTCATTAT from Canis aureus isolate CA01 chromosome 27, VMU_Caureus_v.1.0, whole genome shotgun sequence carries:
- the CCDC92 gene encoding coiled-coil domain-containing protein 92 isoform X1 — translated: MAATNLENQLHSAQKNLLFLQREHASTLKGLHAEIRRLQQHCTDLTYELTVKSSDQTGDGSSRSSELKRRCEELEAQLKLQEEENNELLKELEQKNAMIVVLENTVKEREKKYLEELKVKSHKLNMLSGELEQRASTIAYLTAQLHAAKRKLMSASGTSDGSPSGSPVPAGYKPAPPKDKLPETPRRRMKKSLSAPLHPEFEEVYRFGAESRKLLLREPVDAMPDPTPFLLARESAEAHLIKERPLVIPPIASDRSSSERHSPAREQQHKAHVGVAHRIHHAAPPHTQPELETLAVDQVNGGKVVRKHSGTDRTV
- the CCDC92 gene encoding coiled-coil domain-containing protein 92 isoform X2, encoding MTGWRVKGSQSHPKKVIGDEDLGHLDVTMAATNLENQLHSAQKNLLFLQREHASTLKGLHAEIRRLQQHCTDLTYELTVKSSDQTGDGSSRSSELKRRCEELEAQLKLQEEENNELLKELEQKNAMIVVLENTVKEREKKYLEELKVKSHKLNMLSGELEQRASTIAYLTAQLHAAKRKLMSASGTSDGSPSGSPVPAGYKPAPPKDKLPETPRRRMKKSLSAPLHPEFEEVYRFGAESRKLLLREPVDAMPDPTPFLLARESAEAHLIKERPLVIPPIASDRSSSERHSPAREQQHKAHVGVAHRIHHAAPPHTQPELETLAVDQVNGGKVVRKHSGTDRTV